The region ACCATCCCCCGCTGAAATAAAGTCGCGATCGCGTCCCCCATCAATCAGATCGTTTCCATTGCCGCCAAATAGCGCATTTAGCCCGTCGCCACCTCGAATAATGTCATTGCCAGCACCACCATCAACAAAATCATTCCCTTCTCCAGCAAACACCACATCATCTCCATCATTGCCAAACAGCGCATCATTGCCAGCACCACCAATGAGTGTGTCATTCCCAGCTCTTCCCACTAATGTGTCTGGTTGAGGTGTTCCTCGAAGCGTATCATTTGCATCCGTCCCAAATAACGTCGCCATGATCAAAATTCTCCCTTGGTCAAAAGTGTTGAGTGTGCGTATTGTTGAATTTAGAAAACTTGACAGCAGCAGTTGATCCATCAACCTGAGAGGGTGACTAGAATCGAAACAGAAACAAAATGGGTCAGTGCTGATGCAAAGCTGACTGGAGTTTATTCAGCTTTGGTAAGGTATACGAAGAACATTGATCAATGGATGCATGATAAGGAAAAGACCTTTCACATCACCCAACCGAGCAAACTGTTAGTATGAAAGTTTTATTAGTTGAAGATGATCAAAGCCTGGTTGATGTCCTGACACAAACTTTAATCAACCACCATTATTTGGTAGATACTGCTACTGATGGCAAAACAGGTTGGGATTTAGCCGCAACATTTGAGTATGACTTAATCTTGCTGGATTTAAGATTACCTGGACTCGATGGGATTGAGATTTGCCAGCGATTACGCAGGGCAGAAGACACCACAATTCAATCACCCAATCTACAAACCCCTATTCTATTGATAACGGCTCAGGATACTAGTTTCAGCAAAGTCACAGGATTAGACGCAGGTGCTGACGATTACATTGTTAAACCCGTTGATATTAATGAATTATTGGCACGGATGCGGGCATTGCTGCGTCGGAGCGGAAGCAAGCGATCGCCCGTGCTGAATTGGGAAGGGTTAGAGCTTGATCCAAGTACGTGTGATGTGAAATATCAGGGGCATCCTCTACGCCTGACCGCTAAAGAATACAAACTGCTAGAACTGTTGCTGCGCCATCCCCAGCAAATCTTCAGTCATGACAAACTGGTTGAGCATCTATGGGTTTTAGATGAGATGCCGACCGACAGTGCCATCCGAGCACACATCAAAGGGTTACGAAAGAAGCTCAAAGCGGTTGGCGCGGAAGACGTGATTGAAACGATTTATGGATTGGGGTATCGGTTGAAAGCGGCAAAAAAAGCGGAGGTAAATCAGATCAGCCAGATGTGGGAGCGCTATCGGAAAACCTACTGCGATCGCCTGGCAATCATTCAGCAAGCAACAACCGCCCTGCAAAATCACACGCTCACCGAGGAACTCCGCCAGCAAGCACAACAGGAAGCTCATACCCTAAAAGGTTCCCTGGGTCTGTTCGGATTAGATGCAGCCTCCCAACTGTCCCAGATGATTGAGCGATTGCTCAACTCACCCGATCTTCTCAACCACATCTCCTCCCTATCTAACTCAGTAACCCAACTACAAACCCTACTCCACCCCACCCCACCCCCTCCCACCCCCGCCTTCCCCCCTGCTCCTGCTGCCCCATCTTCCTCATCCCCAGTTCCCGCCCAACTACTCCTGCTGACAACGGATGCCGACCTTTTTCCTGCTCTTGCCAACGCCGCTAACCGCTGGCATATTCAAGTACAGCTTGCAACACGCTTGTCCCAAGCCAGAGAGATGATTACCCAATCACCTCCAAACATTGTTGCGCTTGATCTAACAGCCTACTCCCATGAAGAAGGGGTGGATTTCCTGACGGATCTGGCTAATAATGAACCACCGATCCCTAGCTTGATATTGACCGAACAGGATGACTTTGCAGAACGCATGAAATTGGCAAAGCTAGGGGGCAAAGGCATCTTGCAAAAACCGATTGCTCCGGATCACGTTTTGCACATGGGGTTTCAGGTGTTACAACGCCTCACCCCCACCACGGGTAAAGTATTGATTGTGGATGATGATGCGATCGTGCTAGACCAACTCCACAGCATTCTGCAACCCTGGGGATTTGACCTGATCCTGCTTAGCGATCCACAGCGCTTTTGGGATACATTAGCCGCTACCCATCCCGACTTAATCATTCTGGATATTGAAATGCCGGGTGTAAATGGGATTGATTTGTGTCAAGTTGTTCGCAACGATCAACAATGGGGCGATCTGCCCATTCTGTTTTTATCCGCACATACTGATGAACCTACGATTCAGCAGGTATTTTCTGCCGGAGCCGATGATTACATTGGAAAGCCTATTCGAGCTGCGGAGTTAGTGGCGCGAGTATTGAACCGCTTAAAAACGGCAAGAATGCTACAGACGTTACAACGTTTGAGAGGCTGATGGCATGACACGACATCGATTGTTTCGCCTGAACGCTTACCTGGTTGCAGGGTTCAGTGTTTTTGTCGCCACAGTCTTCACGCTATTATTCCAGCTATCTTTGGCAAACACTATTCTGCCATTCTACTTTGTGGCTGTAGCAATCAGTAGTTGGCATGGAGGCTTGAAACCGGGAATGGTCGCGGTTGTATGCTCGGTTATCTGCGTCAATTATTTCTTTATTCCACCAATAAATACGTTTACTGTCACGACCTTGGGAGACTTGATTCGACTAGGTACCTTCTTTACCGTTGCTACTATTATTAGCTTATTAAACGAAAACTTGCGCAATGCGAAACAACAACTACAACAATTGAGCGATAGCCAGTTACAAACCTATGCAATGCAATTGCAACAAGCACTAAAAGCAGCTCACATGGGCATGTGGAGTTGGAATCTGGTAACTGGCGAAGTTACTTGGTCGCCTGAGCACGAGCAATTGTTCGGTTTGGCTCCTGGCACATTTGATGGGCGCATTGAAACCTTTGAAGCTTTCTTACATCCGGAGGATCGCGAGTCACTGAATCAAGCAATTCAAACTGCTGTGCAGGGGCAGTGCAACTATCAACACGAATATCGTGTAGTGTGGCAAGATGGTAGCATTCATTGGGTTGAAGGCAGAGGACAGGTATTTTACAATGCAACCAATCAGCCTGTTTACATGGCTGGAACAATCATGAACATTGATCAGCGGAAGCAAGCCGAACTGGCGCTGATGCAAAGTGAAGAACGATTTCGCTCAGTGTTCGAACAATCTCCCCTCGCTATGATGCGGTTTGCTCCAGACGGTCGCTTACTTTGTGTGAATCCAGCCTGGGAAACGATGTGGGGCACTCCGCCTCAGATGCTGGCAGATTACAACATTTTGCAGGATCAGCAAATTGCCGCGATCGGCGATCAGCCTGCAGTTCAACGAGCGTTTGCTGGAGAAGTGGTAGATCTGCCAGCCAGGTTTTACGACCCCGCTTTAATGGGTCACTCAGGACAAGCTCACTGGGTAGAACCATTTTTATATCCGATTCAAGATTGCACTGGGCAAGTACTAGAAATTATTTTGGTATCTAGAGATGTGACTGCGCGCAAACAGGCTGAACAATCCCTACAACAATTAAATAATGAACTGGAACAACGAGTTGCAACACGTACAGCCGAGCTAAAAGTACTCAATGAACGTCTTTTACAATCCTTATCAGAACTACAATCTTCTAAACAAGAAGTTGAGGATCTCTACAATCAAGCACCCTGTGGCTATCATTCACTGGATGCAGAAGGACGATTCATTCGCATCAATCAAACTGAACTAAATTGGCTAGGTTATGAAGCTGATGAGATTTTAGGCAAACAATTTACGGACTTCCTTACACCTGAAGGCATTCGGCAATTTCAAAAAAACTTTCCCATACTTAAGCAACAAGGATGGATTCATGATCTGGAATATGATCTGCGCTGCAAAGATGGGTCTCTTTTACCCATTTCCCTAAGTGCCACTGCAGTTAAAGATGCCAATGGTAATTTAGTCATGACTCGGACTAATGTTTTTGATCGGCGAGAGCGCAAACGGATTGACCAGATCAAGTCTGAATTTATCTCCATTGTTAGCCATGAACTTCGCACACCCCTCACCTCCATCAATGGCGCATTGGAACTGCTGTCTACTGGTTTGCTAAAACCTGAGTCAGAACGAGGACAACAAACAATTCAAATTGCTGCTCAAGAAGCCGATCGCCTTACCCGATTAGTTAATGACATCCTGGATTTGGAACGGTTGGAATCGGGCAAAGTTCGGTTAGAAATCAAGCCTTGTAACCTGGCAGACTTAATGTTCCGGGCTGCAGATTTTATGCAACTTGCTGCTGACCAAGCTGCTATTACTTTGACCGTCGTGCCACTTTCCCTATCCTTGAACATCGACAGCGATCGCATCCTGCAAGTCCTCACGAACCTCCTCAGCAACGCCATCAAGTTCTCACCACCTGGAAGTACCGTTTGGCTCACCGCAGAATTTTCCTCCCCTCCGTACTCTGCACCTTCAATTCTCTTCTCTGTTAAAGACCAGGGACGCGGCATTCCTCCCACCATGTTAGAGAGCATCTTTGAACGATTTCATCAGGTTGATACTTCTGACTCGCGCAAAAAAGGTGGCACGGGGTTAGGGCTTGCCATTTGCCGCAACATTATTGAGCAACACGGTGGAAAAATTTGGGCAGAGAGTGTTGTGGGGCAAGGGAGTTGCTTTAAATTCATTCTTCCATTAGAAAATAGCCAATGACTCCTAACGAATGCCTAATGACTACTGACCCATGACCAAACGCATCTTACTGATTGATGATGAGGATGGCGCTCGTCAAATTACTCAATTTAGTCTAGAAACTGCCGCAGGTTGGGAAGTGTTAACAGCTTCTTCGGGAAGGGAAGGATTGGAAATTGCTGCTGTAGAGTTGCCAGACGCGATTCTGCTAGACGTGATGATGCCTGATTTGGATGGACCCGCAACTTATCAACGGCTGCAAGAAAATGCAGCAACGCGAGCAATTCCAGTCATTATGCTGACAGCAAAAGCATCTCCTGCTGAGCACCAGCCATTGCTACAGATGGGAATTGCAGGAATTATCACGAAGCCATTCAAAATTCCGTTCCTCATTGCCAGGATTCAAGAAATTTTAGGTTGGAATCATTAGATCCTTATCGCAAGTTTTTTAGATCCTTATCACAAATTTTTCACAATCTCATTTTAGTGTTTAAGCATTCCCCAAGTTCGCCCAGATAGATGCCTGTCACAGGTTGGTATGACTGTGCCTGAAAGCCTGATTTGAGTGAGGAGACCGTCGTTGTGCAAGACAATGACGCTTATGAAATCTTCAAAGGTATTGCGATCGAAGTTTTTAAGAGTCGCAGCCTGAAAGCAATTCAATCACTCAAAGACTTTTTGACTGCTCTTCCTAGCCCCACTGCCATTCGTACCGTTTTATTGGACAGCGTCTATCAACTGGTCGAGCATGATAGCGAGGCGTATGACTGGATTTTGACTCATCATCGTGCTTTAGAGCCAGAACTTAATCTCATCCGGATTGCACAAAAAATTGTCACTGAGCAACTACAGCCCCACGGTTTGGTACTTAATCAAGACTTTTGTTTCGGGGAAAATGGACAGTTACAAGCCAGTCGATCTATTCGAGCTTTGCTACTTGAGAATGTTTCAGAGCGCGATCGCCTACTGCTTACAAAAGTCCTAAGCTTTGGTTATTCGCCTGATGGATGCGAATGTTCTAACTGTCAATGATATTCCCCCCAAGTACCTTAATGAATGTTTTCAATCAACGTTAGTTGATTCCTGAACCATGCTGATAGACTATTGCTCACAGGAATTTAGCACTATGTTACGCTCATCTCCAGCTATTAACTTCACACAACATCAAAGAACCTTTTTAGTTCTAGTTGCAGATGATGATCAAGCTATTCTTGACCTAGTTAGTCAAGTATTAGTTAATGATGGCTACAGAATTTTGAAAGCCAATGATGGCATTCAATGTTTGGAGATGTATCAGAAATTTCATCCTGCCCTAGTGCTGTTGGATATGCAAATGCCTGGAATGGACGGTCTAACATGCTGCAAAAGAATCAGCAAACTCTCAAATGGCAGCGTTCCTATTTTGATGATGTCTAGCTTTAGTAGCGGTGAACTGATTGATCGGGTCTTTGCAGCAGGAGCAGTTGATTACCTGATCAAACCCTTTCATCTGACAGTGCTCCAACATCGGGTTCAGCAATTCCTTTATCAAATTGATCTTGAGCAGAAAATTCAACAATTGACTTCTGATTGGGCTTACCAAACACAACTGTATCAATCTGCACAAAAACAAATCAAAGAATTAGAAGAACTCCATCAACGCAAAGATGATTTTTTGAATACTGCCTGTCACGAATTACGCGCTCCCCTCTCAAATATTCGTCTAGCAATTCAAATGTTGACCTATTTCCTTACAGAAGGGAAGTCTTCTAGTCAAGAATCAGGTACTCAAAACTTAGAAAACTGCAAAACTGCTCACTATCTTAAGATTTTAGAAACTGAATCTGAGCGCGAAATTACTTTGCTGAACGACTTGCTTGACCTGCAACGATTGGATGGTGGAGAACATCCCCAACAAACTAACATTATGTATTTAGACGAGTGGCTTAACACGCTTACCAACTCTTTCAAAGAGCAAATGCAGCAGCGCCAACAGATGCTACGGCTTCAAATTCCTCCAAAATTTCCCCCCTTCGTTTGTGATACATCCAGTCTCAACCGTATTCTGACAGAACTCCTACAAAATGCGTGCAAGTATACACCTGTTGGGGAGACTATCCTGGTTACAGCAAGAATGATGACAGGAGATAAAGCAGGAGAAAGAGAGAGTTTGGTCCTCCCTTCCCTATCTTCCGCTTCTTTCTCGCAATTTCTACAAATCAGTGTTACTAATTCTGGAGTTGAAATTCCGGTTGAAGATCTGCCCCGAATTTTTGAAAAGTTTTATCGAGTGCCTGGCAGCGATCGCTATCAACAAGGTGGTACAGGGCTAGGATTAGCACTGGTACAGAAGTTAGTCGAACATATGGATGGCAGTATTCAAGTCAGCAGTTCTGACCAGCAAACTTGCTTTACAGTCACGCTTCCGTTTACCCCCGTTACTGGCTGCATCTAGCAATTTGCATCTATGGAAATACTTCATACATATACTCACAAGCAGTTCTCACTGATTAACCTGGCATCTGTTGTTACATACGCCCTCATCCAGCATGCCCATATCCAGTCCTAACTGGGAGCATATCAGTTTTGCAAGTCTCTGCAATTGCCCTCATCCCCAACCCCTTGTATCTTAAAACTTGGGAGAAGGGGAGTCGAAGCTTCAAGTCCCTCTCCCACAAGCTTGGGAGAGGGATTTAGGGTGGGGGCGCAAAGGTGACATGCTCCCGTCCTAACTTTTGTTCCATGTTTTCTCGTAAGCGATCGAACATCACTATCTAAAATACTTGATCTACAAATATTTGCTAGAGCAATTATCTTTAGATAGAAATTTGTTTTTCCCTAATAGATTTTTTTGGACTTTGGTTAAAGTAGTACTAAAAGAGTTTTCGCCAATACTGGTATTCTAGATCACCAGTATGTCCGTGATATTGATTGATTCGTTGTGATCGCTTTTACAAAATACCATGTTGGACCTCCTTACCAATCTTCTGTCACCGAGTACATACATGCCCCATGGGCATTGCTACCTCTGGCAGACTCCTTTAGTGTGGCTTCATTTGATTAGCGATGCACTGATAGCGATCGCGTATTTCTCCATTCCAGCAATGCTTATTTACTTTGTGCGGAAGCGAGAAGATGTTCCGTTTTCCAGAGTATTTGCGCTGTTTGGGGCGTTTATCGTTTTGTGCGGTATTGGTCACCTGCTTGATATTTGGACACTCTGGCATCCAGCATATTGGGTTTCAGGGGTAGAGCGGGCAATTACAGCGCTGGTATCTTGTTACACTGCCCTAAAGCTGGCAGAACTACTCCCACAATTTTTATCACTTAAAAGCCCAAAACAACTTGAACAACTTAACCAGGAACTCGAGAAAGAAATTGTCAGACGCAAACAAGCTGAAGCGCTGCTGGAGGTGCGAGTTGAACAACGCACGGCGGAATTAATGAAAACCAATGCTGCCCTGGAAACTGAAATTCAGGAGCGGATAGTAGCCGAAACTAAGTTTCAACAAGCGGCACAACGGGAACAAGCAACTGCCCGTGTCATTCAACGTATGCGCCAAAGCTTAGAATTAGACACTATCTTTCATGCAGTAACAGAAGAACTTCGACTTGCTATCCAGTGCGATCGCACCCTTGTCTATCGCTTCAATCCAGACTGGAGCGGACAAGTCCTTGCCGAATCAGTTGCAGAAGGCTGGAACACAATTATTCCTGTTCGCAGTAAAGACTCAAACTTAACACAAGTAACCACGAATCAGGCGAGTTGTATTGTCAAACAATTAGATGGCAGCGAAGTTCTGATTCAGGATACTTACCTGCAAGAAACCAAAGGTGGGCTATATCGTCAACGCTCCAACTATTGCTGTGTTCCGGATATTTATCAGGCAGGATTTAATCGCTGTTATCTGGAATTACTGGAATCTCTTCAGGCAAGAGCATATATTATCGTCCCCATTTTTTGTGGTAATCAGCTCTGGGGTTTACTTGCGACTTACCAAAACAACGCCCCACGTGCGTGGCAGTTAGATGATATCTGTATGGTAGCGCAAATCGGTAATCAATTAGGCGTTGCCGTACAGCAAGCAGAATTATTTATCCAAATCCAGGAACAGGCAGAACAACTCAGGCAAGCAAAAGAACTGGCAGATTCAGCCAATTATGCAAAAAGTGAGTTCCTGGCAAATATGAGCCATGAGTTGCGAACTCCCCTCAATGTCATCTTGGGCTTAACTCAACTGCTGAATCGAGATCGAACGTTGACTCGCGAGCATCAACAATATCTAGAAACAATCAGTAGAAGTGGTGAACATCTACTAGGGTTGATTAATGAAGTCTTGGAAATGTCTAAGATTGAGGCTGGCAGATTAACCTACCTGGAAAGTACCTTTAATCTTCATGATTTGTTGGATGGTTTGAGGGAGATGTTGCATCTTAGAGCCATCTCTAAAGACATCCAGTTTAAAGTTGAATCTAGCCCTGATTTACCACTTCTAATCAAAGCTGATGAAGGCAAATTGCGTCAAATTTTGCTCAATTTACTTGGCAATGCCATTAAGTTCACCGATCAAGGTGAAGTGATTTTGAGAGTCAAAAGTGAGGCTGTAGATAGCAGGAACCAGCAATTAGAAGGTGAGCAAGATGAAGACAACGGGGAAGCGATAAAGATTCTGTTTGAAGTTGAAGACACTGGACCTGGTATTGCACCGGATGACCTCAAGCGACTCTTCAAACCCTTTGAGCAAACTCGCTCAGGTATGATAGCGAGCGAAGGCACGGGATTAGGGCTGGCGATTAGCCGAAAATATGTGCACATGCTGGGGGGTGATATCACGGTTCATAGCCAACTGGGGCGGGGTACTGTATTTTCCTTTACCATTTCGGTCATTCCTGTAGATGGTGTTTCTGTGGAAAGCCAAGCTGCGATCGCAGGCAAAGTGGTTAAACTAGCACCTCAACAGCCCATCTATCGTATTTTAGTAGCGGAAGATAATCCAGCCAATCGATTAGTTCTGATGACATTGCTCACGAAGGTTGGATTTGATCTGGAAGAGGCAGTAAATGGGCAGGAGGCTATTGAGCTTTGGCAAACGTGGCACCCTCACCTCATCTTCATGGATGTTCGAATGCCCTTTATGAATGGATACGAAGCGACTCGTCAGATCCGGGCACAAGAACCATTCAACGAAACACAAAGAACGAAAATTATCGCGCTAACAGCCAGTGCTTTTGAAGAACAACGGGAAGAAGCTTTAGCTTCTGGCTGTGATGATTTCATTCGCAAGCCTTTTAAGGCTCAAGAAATTTTTGAAAAGATTGCTCATCACCTATCTGTGGAATATCTCTATGAGGAAACTACAGATACGGCTTCCACTTCTGAGTCGCAGGTACGTCATTCTTACACCTTAGACCCTGATCTTCTACAAACAATGTCTTCTGAATGGATAGAGCAACTTTATCAAGCGGCAATCCAAGGAAATGATTTGCAAATTCTTACTCTCACAAAAGACATTCCAGCCCACCAACATACCTTAGCTGAAACACTCAGCTATTTTGCTGAAAACTTCCAATTTGACAAAATCACAGAGGCAGTTTCTCTGCTTGAACTGTCAAGATAAATACATAGGCATTGTCATTGAGCGATCGCTCCTAACTCTGCTTTCCTCTCCTATGCCATCTCACGCTCATATCGTTCTAAACTGCCTGGCATGAATTCGCAGCAAACAGCACAATCAAACATCCCTCAAACTGAAAGTCAGCGGACAGATGTTTTAATCGTTGATGATATCCCTGACAATATTCGCTTCCTATCAACCTTTTTAGTAGACCAAGGCTATCAGGTGCGGAAAGCTATCAATGGGCAAATGGCTCTAAGAACAATCGCTGCCTTCCCACCTGATCTAATCCTGCTTGATGTCAATCTGCCGGATATCAGCGGCTATGAGATTTGCCAACAGTTGAAGCAAGACCCAGTTACAGCCTCAATTCCAATAATTTTTCTGAGCGCTGGTAATGCTACGATTGACAAAGTAAAAGCATTCCAGACGGGAGCAGCAGACTATATTTCCAAACCTTTTCAGTTAGAAGAAGTTTTAGTTAGAATTCAAACTCAATTAACAATTCAAACACTTCAAAAAGACTTAGAGACACAAAATCAGCAATTGAAGAAGGCTCTAGAAGATCTGAAAATCGCTCAAATAAACTTGGTTCAGCAAGAAAAAATGTCAACTCTGAGGAAAGTAGTGGCTGGAGTTGCTCACGAAATTAATAATCCTCTCAGTTTCATTGCTTGTAACATTAAGCCTGCACAGGAATACATTCATCAATTATTAGGACTGATTAACTATTATCAGCAGCAAAATCCAGAGTTAGATTTATCGATCAAAGCTTACCTGGATGAGATCGATCTGGAGTTTCTTGTTGCAGATCTGATGAAAATTTTGAAATCGATGGAAAATGGAGCCGAGCGCATTCAAACAGTTGTTTTAGCACTCAAAATTTTTACTCGTCTAGATGAGTCAGGAATTAAACCAACTGATGTGCATGAGTGCATTGATAATGTTCTTGCATTGCTGCGCTATCGCCTTATGTCTAACGATAATCAAATCATGGTCCAAGTTCATAAAGAATTTGGCAACCTACCGTTAGTTACTTGTCACGCAGAGCAATTTAATCAGGTAATTTATAATCTTTTGTATAACGCAATCGATGCTATTGATGAAAAAATCAGTCATAATATTCATTCAGACTTTGTTCCAAAGATTTCTATCCACACTCAGTTTTCCAGTCCCAATTTAGTTGAAATTCGAATTTGTGATAATGGGGTGGGAATCCCTGAAGCTGATAAAGCCAAAATCTTTGAGCCATTTTTTACAACAAAATCAGCCGGACGGGGAATAGGTTTAGGGCTGGCGACAAGCCAGCGCATTATTGAAGAACTGCATGATGGTGTTCTCACCTGTCAATCTATAGTTGGTGAGGGTTCTGAATTTAAAATTCAGCTTTTTCTGTAAATGTTGGTGTTTTGATAAGACCAAGAAACCTGATTAACTGACAAAACTCATTTGTCCTCTCCCCAAACCCCTCTCTCAGAGCGGGAGAAGGGCTTTGAACCCAAGCAACTCGTTCTGGCTCCCCTTCGCCCACTGGGGGCGAAGGGGTTGGGAGATGAGAGGAAAAGATTTGTCAGTCAATCAGCCAAAAAACTCTTCTATCAGACAAGACAGAAGAGATGATCGGGGACTTAATCAAGCCTTACACTAGCTGAAAACAAAGTTACTATCAGTTAGGCTATCAAATTTGACGTTTGACAGGATTGCCAACACTTCTTTAGTGTTAGAGACTTGAATCAGGGTGTCTTTGGCGATCGCGCCTGTTCCTTGAACTACGCTCACCTGCCCCAGAGTTAAGCCACCAACCAACTTGATCACATCTTCATGAACGTTGAAGTCGGTAATGGTATCAGTGCCTTCACCTGCCGCCAGCACAAAGACATCCTTTCCACATCCACCTGTGAGAACATCTGCGCCGAAACCGCCTACAAGGGTATCATTGCCTGCACCACCAATCAACGTGTCGTTACCGGCTCCTCCCCGTAATAAGTCATCCCCGCTTAACCCATTCACGTAGTCATCTCCGCCTTGAGCATTGATGACATCATTCGAGTGTTCAAATCCTTGAATATGATTATTCAAGTCATTTAAGAAGGTAACAGAATTACGGTTGAAAATCCGGTCAAAATTCCATTCAGCATTGAAGACATCAAAACTATCTGCGATTTGGGTTTGTCCATTAAATAAGATGTTACCCAGGTTAACTGATGCACCTGTTGCACGGGTGAGATTATCCAACTGATCTAGTTGGAAGTTTTTCAGCACAACCTTTGTGTTTTTAACTCCATCAAACGTGAGTTCAAGATTACTGCCTACTTGAGTTAATAATAAGTTCCGAGCAGTCAGTCCTTCTCCTTCGAGCTTGAGCGTATCAACTTCTGCAATAACTGGGGCAGTGGGGTTAACTCCTCGTCCAACTCCACCAAAGTTTGCAATTGTCCGGGTGCCATCGCCCTGCTCAATGATGAACTGTTTTTGCCCTCCTAAACCAGATGGGGTGGGGTTAAATTCAAACACACCTGTTGTGCCGCTGACTTCGTTAGTAACAACCAGAAGCGCAACTCCATTTGGGCTTTGGCTGGCAGGAATGAACGTGAGACCTTCAGGGCTGATATCGCCTGGGCTGGTGGTATATTCCAAAAATTTTGGCTTTTGAGCATTGGTTACGTCATAAACCATAACCCCACCCGTCCGCTCTAATCCAATGAAAGCGTAAACTCGTTCGTCTACAACTCCAATCACAACTCCTTCCGGTTCGGGACCTTTGTTGTCACTACGAGTATCAAACGTGGCTGCATTTCCGTTGGAGTTAAACAGCGTGGGAATGGCGGCAGCAGTGATGCGTTCAAACTGATCGCCACTATCGAAGACAAGATTACCACTAGTATCGCGAATAGAGAAAGACCGACTA is a window of Leptolyngbyaceae cyanobacterium JSC-12 DNA encoding:
- a CDS encoding response regulator with CheY-like receiver domain and winged-helix DNA-binding domain (IMG reference gene:2510093922~PFAM: Response regulator receiver domain; Transcriptional regulatory protein, C terminal; Hpt domain), which translates into the protein MKVLLVEDDQSLVDVLTQTLINHHYLVDTATDGKTGWDLAATFEYDLILLDLRLPGLDGIEICQRLRRAEDTTIQSPNLQTPILLITAQDTSFSKVTGLDAGADDYIVKPVDINELLARMRALLRRSGSKRSPVLNWEGLELDPSTCDVKYQGHPLRLTAKEYKLLELLLRHPQQIFSHDKLVEHLWVLDEMPTDSAIRAHIKGLRKKLKAVGAEDVIETIYGLGYRLKAAKKAEVNQISQMWERYRKTYCDRLAIIQQATTALQNHTLTEELRQQAQQEAHTLKGSLGLFGLDAASQLSQMIERLLNSPDLLNHISSLSNSVTQLQTLLHPTPPPPTPAFPPAPAAPSSSSPVPAQLLLLTTDADLFPALANAANRWHIQVQLATRLSQAREMITQSPPNIVALDLTAYSHEEGVDFLTDLANNEPPIPSLILTEQDDFAERMKLAKLGGKGILQKPIAPDHVLHMGFQVLQRLTPTTGKVLIVDDDAIVLDQLHSILQPWGFDLILLSDPQRFWDTLAATHPDLIILDIEMPGVNGIDLCQVVRNDQQWGDLPILFLSAHTDEPTIQQVFSAGADDYIGKPIRAAELVARVLNRLKTARMLQTLQRLRG
- a CDS encoding PAS domain S-box (IMG reference gene:2510093923~PFAM: Histidine kinase-, DNA gyrase B-, and HSP90-like ATPase; His Kinase A (phosphoacceptor) domain; PAS fold~TIGRFAM: PAS domain S-box), yielding MTRHRLFRLNAYLVAGFSVFVATVFTLLFQLSLANTILPFYFVAVAISSWHGGLKPGMVAVVCSVICVNYFFIPPINTFTVTTLGDLIRLGTFFTVATIISLLNENLRNAKQQLQQLSDSQLQTYAMQLQQALKAAHMGMWSWNLVTGEVTWSPEHEQLFGLAPGTFDGRIETFEAFLHPEDRESLNQAIQTAVQGQCNYQHEYRVVWQDGSIHWVEGRGQVFYNATNQPVYMAGTIMNIDQRKQAELALMQSEERFRSVFEQSPLAMMRFAPDGRLLCVNPAWETMWGTPPQMLADYNILQDQQIAAIGDQPAVQRAFAGEVVDLPARFYDPALMGHSGQAHWVEPFLYPIQDCTGQVLEIILVSRDVTARKQAEQSLQQLNNELEQRVATRTAELKVLNERLLQSLSELQSSKQEVEDLYNQAPCGYHSLDAEGRFIRINQTELNWLGYEADEILGKQFTDFLTPEGIRQFQKNFPILKQQGWIHDLEYDLRCKDGSLLPISLSATAVKDANGNLVMTRTNVFDRRERKRIDQIKSEFISIVSHELRTPLTSINGALELLSTGLLKPESERGQQTIQIAAQEADRLTRLVNDILDLERLESGKVRLEIKPCNLADLMFRAADFMQLAADQAAITLTVVPLSLSLNIDSDRILQVLTNLLSNAIKFSPPGSTVWLTAEFSSPPYSAPSILFSVKDQGRGIPPTMLESIFERFHQVDTSDSRKKGGTGLGLAICRNIIEQHGGKIWAESVVGQGSCFKFILPLENSQ
- a CDS encoding response regulator with CheY-like receiver domain and winged-helix DNA-binding domain (IMG reference gene:2510093924~PFAM: Response regulator receiver domain), which gives rise to MTKRILLIDDEDGARQITQFSLETAAGWEVLTASSGREGLEIAAVELPDAILLDVMMPDLDGPATYQRLQENAATRAIPVIMLTAKASPAEHQPLLQMGIAGIITKPFKIPFLIARIQEILGWNH
- a CDS encoding hypothetical protein (IMG reference gene:2510093925) — translated: MQDNDAYEIFKGIAIEVFKSRSLKAIQSLKDFLTALPSPTAIRTVLLDSVYQLVEHDSEAYDWILTHHRALEPELNLIRIAQKIVTEQLQPHGLVLNQDFCFGENGQLQASRSIRALLLENVSERDRLLLTKVLSFGYSPDGCECSNCQ